The following are encoded in a window of Carya illinoinensis cultivar Pawnee chromosome 15, C.illinoinensisPawnee_v1, whole genome shotgun sequence genomic DNA:
- the LOC122295746 gene encoding uncharacterized protein LOC122295746 isoform X1, protein MTSSIAFPEVFSSPSSSNSPFLTSQSNHDVFLSFRGEHTRYGFIGHLYHALTQKGINTYKDDKELRKGEKISPALSKAIEESEISIVIFSKDYASSTWCLDELLKILECKESKQQKVLAVYYKVEPSTVRHQKESFEAAFAEHEKKFDDAKVQRWKSALNQTAGLCGFHLKINEDEYEFIQKIVQKVSTTLPNLFDLHVAEFPVGIQSQVEVINELLCIEENDIRMIGIFGSGGIGKTTIAKAMYNLIAKRFEGRCFLANVRESSKQDQGGLVKLQQTILSDILKDSSLKVSNVDQGINLIMKRLCHKRVLLVLDDVDCLDQLKKLCGRCDWFGSGSRIIITTRDGGLLTKHHVHFKYRMKEMDHHEALQLFSHHAFKSDKPNDAFEDVIKLALKCAAGLPLALQVIGSNLCGEDIQFWKSELKEYKRIPEQNIYEKLKISYDGLDHHTKEIFLDIACFFKGGNRKYVTKILDGCGFNAYAGVKKLNDKCLITIDEYDRLMMNDLLEDMGKEIVRQESPAEPGKRSRLWFHEDVLEVLEKNKGTEQIEGILIEMPRKDSMIHLDSDVFAKMEKLRILKVSYFNGGIFCDGLNYLSNELRVLDWFNFPSEFLPFSFHGEKLIVLNIGGSKIRDLWRGLQSKNLTSIDLSHCEYLTNISDLSSCSNLEKLSFHRCTSLVEVHDSVGFLDKLVELDFSDCFSLKNLPRSFKLRFLKLLKLDGCNSLENFPEIECEMKYLERVELHYTKIQELPSSITYLTGLNTLYIYNCDNLVHCPVNIFQLEHLQNVSITCCPNFVNFGKEVGHNGQFVPCTQENKISSSMELLPPLSNNLSRTYNFSSSLRTLNLSGSGIVSLPPCIEGFVGLSKLDLTYCTQLEEILHLPPNVEEVCAEGCSGLKNFLPESNNLSRTYNFSSSLRTLNLSGSGIVTLPPCIEGFVGLSKFDLTYCTQLEEILHLPPNVEEVYAEGCFGLKNFLPESNNLSRTYNFSSSLRTLNLSGSDIVTLPPCIERFVGLSELKLKGCNELEEILHLPPNIKEIHATGCESLKRFPHLSTESSFGTPDLKRLTWINLSECNKMHVNVGNHAPDPLMVQERFREKESSTIIYPGSRIPEWFKYCKETTSYTNSIEIEIDHNASMCGHPIVALVLCSVVGPLTKSEPILIKINGQLIKDLDNDVYLPSSTDPHRVWLRYIAGNSIDEMLPRSYREGNNNMRFTFEIDSEKAFFKSAGVHLIYGNDNLIDLNNQCSKRYRDDGENDLEPDWNPQKKRRGSSTASSSLLGNESKFMEQIVQEVSKIVLDCTYLHIVEYPVGIKSRVEDINMLLCIEENDVRMIGIFGIGGIGKTTIAKEMYNRITNQFEGSCFLANVRESSKQDKGGLVKLQKTILSDILKDSSLKVSNVDRGINLITERLCHKKILLVLDDVDHLDQLKKLCGRCDWFGSGSRIIITTRDEGLLTKYGVSLKYPMKEMDHNEALQLFTQHAFKSDKHIDGFADLLEDALHYAGGLPLALKVIGSNLYGEDVCYWKSELEKYKRIPEKEIQEKLKISYDGLDDSTKKVFLDIACFFKGDKREYVTKILDSCGFSAYAGIKKLNDKCLITIDQYDGNQYLWMHDLLQDMGREIVRQESPEEPGKRSRLWFDKDVREVLEKNKGTEQIEGILIDLPSEDCMIRLGSEVFAKMESLRILKIICCSEIFCGGLKYLSNELRVLDWLGCSLEFLPSSFHGKKLIVLNIRGSNITDFGTGLQSKNLTRIDLSYCRYLTNISDLSSCPNLEELVLDGCTRLVEVHDSVGFLDKLVELRLEGCSNFKKLPSSFKLRSLELLELEGCTSLENFPEIECEMEHLKRVVIESTVIQGLPSSITYLTGLEELFINGCKSLVLFPINIFQLEHLKDVTVIKCPNFENFGQEVGHNGQSMPCTQENKISSNLAYLNLSDCGFVGLPPCIEGFVGLSYLHLRDCKQLEEIVHLPPNLEQIDATGCVLLQCFPHVSIESSFGITELKRLKLIHLSECNKVDVNVGNQAPDPLLVRERFREKDSSRIIYPGSRIPEWFKYCKESTSYTNSIEIEIDTNESICFGYQIMALVLCFVLGPLPVGCGIETITISINGQSITHANIWPSKDQHRVLLQYIAGNSIDQMVSRSYREGNNMRFTFGSDRKKAIFKSAGVHLIYRNDNLSDCILPSSIMLI, encoded by the exons ATGACTTCTTCCATCGCATTCCCGGAAGTCTTTTCCTCTCCTTCCTCCTCCAATTCTCCTTTTTTAACCTCGCAATCAAATCACGATGTATTCTTGAGCTTTCGCGGAGAGCATACCCGTTATGGTTTTATTGGTCATCTTTATCATGCTTTGACTCAAAAGGGAATCAACACTTACAAAGATGACAAGGAGCTGAGAAAAGGTGAAAAAATCTCACCGGCACTTTCAAAGGCCATTGAAGAGTCAGAGATTTCGATCGTAATATTTTCTAAAGATTATGCGTCATCTACGTGGTGTTTGGATGAGCTGTTGAAGATCCTAGAGTGTAAAGAATCAAAGCAACAGAAGGTTCTAGCAGTGTATTACAAAGTCGAGCCATCGACAGTACGACACCAAAAAGAAAGTTTTGAAGCAGCGTTCGCTGAACATGAAAAAAAGTTCGATGATGCTAAAGTTCAGAGGTGGAAGTCTGCCTTAAATCAAACTGCCGGGCTATGCGGTTTTCATTTGAAGATCAACGA GGACGAATATGAGTTTATCCAGAAGATTGTTCAAAAGGTCTCAACAACCTTACCAAATCTTTTTGACTTGCATGTTGCCGAGTTTCCGGTGGGAATACAGTCTCAAGTAGAAGTTATTAATGAGCTATTATGTATTGAGGAGAATGACATACGCATGATAGGGATTTTCGGTAGTGGTGGAATTGGAAAAACAACGATTGCAAAAGCGATGTATAACCTTATTGCTAAGAGGTTTGAAGGCCGTTGTTTTCTTGCTAATGTTAGAGAATCTTCAAAACAAGATCAAGGTGGTCTCGTAAAGTTGCAACAAACAATTCTTTCTGACATTCTTAAAGATTCAAGTTTGAAAGTTAGTAATGTCGATCAAGGAATCAATTTGATAATGAAGAGACTTTGCCATAAAAGAGTTCTTTTGGTTCTTGATGATGTTGATTGTTTggaccaattaaaaaaattatgtggaagATGCGATTGGTTTGGTTCTGGTAGTCGAATCATCATAACAACAAGGGATGGGGGTTTACTAACTAAGCATCATGTTCATTTCAAATATCGGATGAAGGAAATGGATCACCATGAAGCTCTTCAGCTCTTTAGCCACCATGCTTTCAAAAGTGACAAACCTAATGATGCTTTTGAGGATGTCATAAAACTTGCACTAAAGTGTGCTGCCGGCCTTCCACTTGCTTTACAAGTGATAGGCTCAAATCTATGTGGAGAAGATATACAATTTTGGAAAAGTGAATTGAAAGAGTACAAAAGAATTCCTGAACAAAATATCTatgaaaaactcaaaataagtTACGATGGATTAGATCATCATACAAAAGAGATTTTTCTtgacattgcatgtttcttcaaaGGAGGCAACAGGAAATATGTCACTAAAATATTGGACGGTTGTGGTTTCAATGCCTATGCCGGTGTCAAAAAGCTCAATGATAAATGTCTCATAACTATTGATGAATATGACCGACTGATGATGAATGACTTACTAGAAGATATGGGTAAAGAAATTGTCCGACAAGAATCACCCGCAGAACCTGGCAAGCGGAGTAGATTATGGTTTCATGAAGATGTTCTTGAAgtacttgaaaaaaataag GGAACAGAGCAAATTGAAGGCATATTGATAGAAATGCCTCGGAAGGACAGCATGATACATTTGGATTCTGATGTGTTTGCAAAAATGGAAAAACTCAGAATATTAAAAGTTAGTTACTTCAATGGCGGTATTTTTTGTGATGGATTGAATTATCTCTCTAATGAGTTAAGAGTTCTTGATTGGTTCAATTTCCCTTCGGAGTTTTTGCCATTTTCTTTTCATGGAGAGAAACTCATTGTTTTGAATATCGGAGGAAGCAAAATTAGAGATTTATGGAGAGGATTGCAATCTAAG AACTTAACAAGTATAGATCTCAGTCACTGTGAATACTTGACAAATATATCGGAtctttcaagttgctcaaatctAGAGAAGTTGTCTTTTCATCGATGTACAAGTTTAGTTGAGGTTCATGATTCTGTTGGATTTTTGGATAAGCTTGTTGAATTGGATTTTAGCGATTGTTTCAGCCTAAAGAATTTGCCAAGAAGCTTTAAGTTGAGATTTCTAAAACTCCTTAAACTTGACGGTTGTAATAGTCTTGAAAACTTTCCAGAAATTGAgtgtgaaatgaaatatttggaaaGGGTCGAGTTACATTACACCAAAATACAGGAGCTACCTTCATCCATTACATACCTCACTGGGCTCAatacgttatatatatataattgcgaCAACCTTGTGCATTGTCCAGTAAACATTTTTCAGTTGGAACATCTACAGAATGTTTCCATCACTTGTTGTCCAAActttgtaaattttggaaaggaGGTGGGGCATAATGGACAATTCGTGCCATGCACacaggaaaataaaatttcatcaaGTATGGAATTGTTGCCTCCattatcaaataatttatcTCGGACATATAATTTCTCATCCAGTTTGAGGACTTTAAATCTATCTGGTAGTGGTATTGTTAGCCTTCCTCCATGCATCGAAGGATTTGTTGGATTATCTAAACTTGATTTGACATACTGCACGcaacttgaagaaattctacACCTTCCACCAAATGTAGAAGAGGTATGTGCAGAAGGATGTTCCGGTCTAAAGAATTTCTTACcagaatcaaataatttatctcGGACATATAATTTCTCATCCAGTTTGAGGACTTTAAATCTATCTGGTAGTGGTATTGTTACCCTTCCTCCATGCATCGAAGGATTTGTTGGATTATCTAAATTTGATTTGACATACTGCACGcaacttgaagaaattctacACCTTCCACCAAATGTAGAAGAGGTATATGCAGAAGGATGTTTCGGTCTAAAGAATTTCTTACcagaatcaaataatttatctcGGACATATAATTTCTCATCCAGTTTGAGGACTTTAAATCTATCTGGTAGTGATATTGTTACCCTTCCTCCATGCATCGAAAGATTTGTTGGTTTGTCTGAACTTAAATTGAAAGGCTGCAATGaacttgaagaaattctacaccttccaccaaatataaAAGAGATACATGCTACAGGATGCGAGTCATTGAAACGCTTTCCTCATTTATCGACAGAATCTTCATTTGGTACACCCGACTTAAAACGGCTAACATGGATTAACTTATCGGAGTgtaataaaatgcacgtgaatgTAGGGAATCATGCGCCAGATCCATTAATGGTACAG GAACGCTTTCGGGAGAAAGAATCAAGTACGATTATATATCCAGGAAGTAGGATTCCAGAGTGGTTCAAGTATTGCAAGGAGACTACTTCATATACTAATTCTATTGAAATAGAAATTGATCATAACGCGTCCATGTGTGGGCATCCAATCGTGGCATTAGTTTTGTGTTCTGTTGTGGGACCTCTTACGAAAAGTGAACCTATTCTTATCAAAATAAACGGCCAGTTGATTAAagatttagataatgatgttTATCTGCCGAGTTCAACGGACCCACATCGTGTATGGCTACGATACATAGCTGGAAATTCTATTGATGAGATGCTGCCAAGAAGTTACAGGGAGGGGAACAATAATATGAGGTTTACATTTGAAATTGATTCAGAGAAAGCATTCTTCAAAAGTGCTGGAGTCCATCTAATATACGGGAATGACAATTTGATTGATCTTAATAATCAATGTTCAAAGAGATACCGAGATGATGGTGAGAATGACTTGGAACCCGATTGGAACCCACAAAAGAAGAGGCGGGGATCTTCAACGGCCAGCTCTAGCCTACTTGG GAATGAATCTAAATTTATggaacaaattgttcaagaggtCTCAAAAATAGTATTAGATTGTACATAtttgcatattgttgagtatcCAGTGGGAATAAAGTCTCGTGTAGAAGATATTAATATGCTATTATGTATTGAGGAGAATGACGTACGCATGATAGGGATTTTCGGTATTGGTGGAATTGGTAAAACAACCATTGCAAAAGAGATGTATAACCGCATTACTAATCAATTTGAAGGCAGCTGTTTTCTTGCAAATGTTAGAGAATCTTCAAAACAAGATAAAGGTGGTCTCGTAAAGTTGCAAAAGACAATTCTTTCTGACATTCTTAAAGATTCAAGTTTGAAAGTTAGTAACGTTGATCGAGGAATCAATTTGATAACGGAGAGACTttgtcataaaaaaattcttttggtTCTTGATGATGTTGATCATTTggaccaattaaaaaaattatgtggaagATGCGATTGGTTTGGTTCTGGGAGTCGAATCATCATAACAACAAGGGATGAGGGTTTACTAACTAAGTATGGTGTTAGTTTGAAATATCCTATGAAGGAAATGGATCACAATGAAGCCCTTCAACTCTTTACCCAGCATGCCTTCAAAAGTGACAAACATATTGATGGTTTTGCGGATCTCTTAGAGGATGCACTACATTATGCTGGCGGCCTTCCACTCGCTTTAAAAGTGATAGGCTCAAATCTATATGGAGAAGATGTATGTTATTGGAAAAGTGAATTGGAAAAGTACAAAAGAATTCCAGAAAAAGAAATCCAggaaaaactcaaaataagtTACGATGGATTAGATGATTCTACAAAAAAGGTTTTCCTtgacattgcatgtttctttaaaGGAGACAAGAGAGAATATGTCACTAAAATACTGGACAGTTGTGGTTTCAGTGCCTATGCCGGTATCAAAAAGCTCAATGATAAATGTCTCATAACAATTGATCAATATGATGGTAACCAATATTTGTGGATGCATGACTTACTACAAGATATGGGAAGAGAAATTGTTCGACAAGAATCACCCGAAGAACCTGGCAAGCGCAGTAGATTATGGTTTGACAAAGATGTCCGTGAAGTACTTGAGAAAAATAAG GGAACAGAGCAAATTGAAGGCATATTGATAGATTTGCCTTCGGAGGATTGCATGATACGTTTGGGTTCTGAGGTGTTTGCAAAAATGGAAAGCCtcagaatattaaaaattatatgctgcagtGAAATTTTTTGTGGCGGATTGAAGTATCTCTCTAATGAGTTAAGAGTTCTTGATTGGCTCGGTTGCTCTTTGGAGTTTTTGCCATCTTCTTTTCATGGAAAGAAACTCATTGTTTTAAACATAAGAGGAAGCAATATTACTGATTTCGGCACGGGATTGCAATCTAAG AACTTGACACGTATAGATCTCAGTTATTGTCGATACTTGACAAATATATCGGATCTTTCAAGTTGCCCAAATCTAGAGGAGTTGGTTCTTGATGGATGTACAAGATTAGTTGAGGTTCATGATTCTGTTGGATTTTTGGATAAGCTTGTTGAATTGAGATTGGAAGGATGTTCCAATTTCAAGAAGTTGCCAAGTAGCTTCAAGTTGAGATCTCTAGAATTACTTGAGCTTGAAGGTTGTACAAGCCTTGAAAACTTTCCTGAAATTGAGTGTGAAATGGAACATTTGAAGCGGGTCGTGATAGAAAGCACTGTAATACAAGGGCTACCTTCATCCATTACATACCTCACTGGACTCGAGGAGTTATTTATCAATGGGTGCAAAAGCCTTGTGCTTTTTCCAATAAACATTTTTCAGTTGGAACATCTAAAGGATGTTACAGTCATTAAAtgtccaaattttgaaaattttggacaGGAGGTGGGGCATAATGGACAATCCATGCCATGtacacaagaaaataaaatttcatccaATTTGGCTTATTTAAATCTATCTGATTGTGGTTTTGTTGGCCTTCCTCCATGCATCGAAGGATTCGTTGGATTGTCTTACCTTCATTTGAGAGATTGCAAGCAACTTGAGGAAATTGTACACCTTCCACCAAATTTAGAACAGATAGATGCTACAGGATGCGTGTTATTGCAATGCTTTCCTCATGTATCGATAGAATCCTCATTTGGTATAACCGAGTTAAAACGGCTAAAATTGATTCACCTATCAGAGTGCAATAAAGTGGATGTGAATGTCGGGAATCAAGCACCAGATCCATTATTGGTTCGG GAACGCTTTCGGGAGAAAGATTCAAGTAGGATTATTTATCCAGGAAGTAGGATTCCAGAGTGGTTCAAGTATTGCAAGGAGAGTACTTCATATACTAATTCTATTGAAATAGAAATTGATACTAATGAGTCCATATGTTTTGGTTATCAGATCATGGCAttagttttgtgttttgttttgggaCCTCTTCCGGTGGGATGTGGAATAGAAACTATTACTATCTCAATAAATGGCCAATCGATTACACATGCTAACATATGGCCTTCAAAAGACCAACATCGTGTATTGCTACAGTACATAGCTGGAAATTCTATAGATCAGATGGTGTCAAGAAGTTACAGGGAGGGGAACAATATGAGGTTTACATTTGGAAGTGATCGAAAGAAAGCAATCTTCAAAAGTGCGGGAGTCCATCTAATATACAGGAATGACAATTTGAGTGATTGTATTCTACCTTCAAGTATCATGCTGATATGA